The genomic stretch GTTCGGCAACCCGGGCGTATTCGACCTGCCCCGGCCCATGCTGCATTCTGGTAATTTCGATTTTTCGTTCGCGGGCCTCAAGACCGCGGTGCTCACCCAGGTGCGCAAGCTCAACCTGACCGACAGCGAGACCTGCCATCAGCCGCGCGCTGATCTTGCCCGCGCGTTTGTCGACGCCATCGTGGAAGTGCTCGTCAAGAAGACGCTGCGCGCGGCACGCGAGCATGGCCTCAAGCGCATCGTCGTGGCTGGCGGCGTGGGCGCCAACCGCCAATTGCGCGACGGGTTGAACGCCGAAGGCAAGAAGCGCGGCCTGCGCGTCTATTACCCCGACCTTCAGTTCTGCACCGACAACGGCGCGATGATTGCCTTTGCTGGCGCCATGCGGTTGCAGGCAGACCCCGCCCAGGTGCAGGACGGCTACGGCTACGGCGTGACGCCGCGCTGGGACCTCGAAGACATCCGCATCCACCAGGCATGAAAAAAGCCGCTCGGTTGAGCGGCTTTTCCTTGGGGCGGCGCGTCGATTACTTGTCGGTGCGTTTGTCGCGCTCGATCAGCGCATACGCGCTGTGGTTGTGGATCGACTCGAAGTTCTCCGCTTCCAGCGTGTAGGCGACGATGCGGTCGTCCTGGTTCAGGCGCATGGCGATATCGCGCACCAGGTCTTCCACGAACTTCGGGTTTTCGTAAGCACGCTCGGTCACGAACTTCTCGTCCGGACGCTTGAGCAGGCCCCACAGTTCGCACGACGCTTCTTCTTCGGCCATGCGGATCAGCGATTCCACCGGCGTATCGGCGGCCAGCTCGGCATCGATCGTGATGTGCGAGCGCTGATTGTGCGCGCCGTACTGCGAGATCTTTTTCGAGCACGGGCACAGGCTCGTCACCGGCACCAGCGCCTTGACGCGAACCTTGGTATGGCCGTCGCGCACTTCGCCAATCATCGTCACTTCATAGTCCATCAGCGACTGCACGCCCGACACCGGGGCCGTCTTGCTGACGAAATACGGGAAGTGGACTTCGATGCGGCCGGCGTCGGCTTCGAGCTTCTCCAGCATCTTTTCCAGCAGCAACTCGAATTGCGCCAGATTCAGGGGCTCGCGCTCTTCTTCAAGCAGCGCGACG from Ralstonia pickettii encodes the following:
- the folE2 gene encoding GTP cyclohydrolase FolE2; the protein is MNDMNPAFAMPDVQSSHDNRQIPIQRVGVRGVRYPMSLQTPSGVLNTVGTYNLDVHLPADQKGTHMSRFVALLEEEREPLNLAQFELLLEKMLEKLEADAGRIEVHFPYFVSKTAPVSGVQSLMDYEVTMIGEVRDGHTKVRVKALVPVTSLCPCSKKISQYGAHNQRSHITIDAELAADTPVESLIRMAEEEASCELWGLLKRPDEKFVTERAYENPKFVEDLVRDIAMRLNQDDRIVAYTLEAENFESIHNHSAYALIERDKRTDK